The following is a genomic window from Bacillus sp. V2I10.
TTTCTCTGTAAAACTATTACTAAACCACCATCTTTTTGTTGAATGTAAGTGAACGTTACTAACTGGAGTCATATAGCTTATTCCAAATGAATTAATATTAATAAAATAAGTGAGTATAACTGTAATGCTTAATATCAAACCAGGTAAGCCCGCAAAAGAAGCAGTAGCTAATAGGGGAAATCTCAATAGCCTTACAGTAGACGCAAAGTTAGTCTTTGGAATAATAAATGAGGAAATTCCTGTAAAAGCAACGATAATAACAGTAGGAGCTGAAACTAGTCCTGCCTGTACAGCAGCATCACCAATAACCAATGCCCCAACAATACTTACTATTTGTCCTACATTCTTTGGAAAACGCAATCCTGCTTCTCTAAGAACTTCAAACATAATCTCTAATAGAATAATCTCAATTATTATCGGATAAGGAACTCCGGATCTTGCTGAAGCAAAACTAATTAGAAGTTTTGTTGGGATTAACCCCCAATGAAAAGTTGTAACAGCAACGTAAATTGAAGGAAGTGTTAAAGAAAAAAACAAAGCAAATATGCGCAATATCTTTACAAAAAAAGAGAAAAATGGCGGTGAGTAATAATCCTCTGGACTTTCAATAAACTGCCAAAAAACTGCTGGAAGTATTAATACATCTGGTGACCCATCAACCACTATCGCAATTCTTCCTTCGACAAGATTACTTATAACAGTATCTGGTCGTTGACTATTCTGAATGATCGGAACGACTTTAAATTTTCTATTATCTAAATATTTCTCAATCAAACTGGAGTCTGTAATAGAGCTAATTTTCATTTTTTGAATATTACTTGTTATTTCAGACACTAGTTTGGGATCAGCTATGCCATCCACATAATATATCTCTGCTGAAATATTTGAAAGGGAGCCTAAATTTAAAGAAGTTATCTTTAATTTTTCTGACTTTAATCTCCTC
Proteins encoded in this region:
- a CDS encoding spore germination protein; this encodes MITIECSQLISRINNIFHALHNPPDLKVRYIHEEEICLVYFEGIVDINLCQESVIKPLFILGKEKLTLHRIANSLTALNISIHDNENDIPKLLLNGSLILFECTSKQFLEINLGKFDKRAIESPDAEVTLRGPKDGFVEDISTNRSMIRRRLKSEKLKITSLNLGSLSNISAEIYYVDGIADPKLVSEITSNIQKMKISSITDSSLIEKYLDNRKFKVVPIIQNSQRPDTVISNLVEGRIAIVVDGSPDVLILPAVFWQFIESPEDYYSPPFFSFFVKILRIFALFFSLTLPSIYVAVTTFHWGLIPTKLLISFASARSGVPYPIIIEIILLEIMFEVLREAGLRFPKNVGQIVSIVGALVIGDAAVQAGLVSAPTVIIVAFTGISSFIIPKTNFASTVRLLRFPLLATASFAGLPGLILSITVILTYFININSFGISYMTPVSNVHLHSTKRWWFSNSFTEKK